One region of Mus musculus strain C57BL/6J chromosome 3, GRCm38.p6 C57BL/6J genomic DNA includes:
- the P2ry14 gene encoding P2Y purinoceptor 14 isoform b (isoform b is encoded by transcript variant 8) produces MIFASRGEKMNNSTTTDPPNQPCSWNTLITKQIIPVLYGMVFITGLLLNGISGWIFFYVPSSKSFIIYLKNIVVADFLMGLTFPFKVLGDSGLGPWQVNVFVCRVSAVIFYVNMYVSIVFFGLISFDRYYKIVKPLLTSIVQSVNYSKLLSVLVWMLMLLLAVPNIILTNQGVKEVTKIQCMELKNELGRKWHKASNYIFVSIFWVVFLLLIVFYTAITRKIFKSHLKSRKNSTSVKRKSSRNIFSIVLVFVVCFVPYHIARIPYTKSQTEGHYSCRTKETLLYAKEFTLLLSAANVCLDPIIYFFLCQPFREVLNKKLHMSLKVQNDLEVSKTKRENAIHESTDTL; encoded by the exons ATG ATCTTTGCCTCCAGAGGTGAGAAGATGAACAACTCCACCACCACAGACCCTCCAAACCAGCCCTGCTCCTGGAACACCCTGATCACAAAGCAGATCATTCCCGTGTTGTACGGTATGGTCTTCATCACGGGGCTCCTCCTCAATGGGATATCAGGATGGATATTCTTTTATGTGCCCAGctccaagagttttatcatcTATCTCAAGAACATAGTGGTGGCTGACTTTCTCATGGGCCTGACTTTCCCTTTCAAAGTCCTTGGTGACTCAGGCCTCGGCCCCTGGCaggtgaatgtgtttgtgtgcagggtCTCTGCCGTCATCTTCTATGTTAATATGTACGTCAGCATCGTGTTCTTTGGGCTCATCAGCTTTGACAGGTACTATAAAATTGTGAAGCCCCTTCTGACGTCTATTGTGCAGTCGGTGAACTATAGCAAGCTGCTTTCTGTGCTCGTGTGGATGCTCATGCTTCTCCTTGCTGTCCCAAACATCATCCTGACAAACCAGGGTGTCAAGGAGGTCACGAAGATACAGTGCATGGAGCTCAAAAACGAGCTGGGGCGGAAGTGGCACAAGGCGTCTAACTATATCTTCGTGAGTATCTTCTGGGTCGTGTTTCTTCTGCTAATCGTCTTCTACACGGCCATCACGAGGAAGATCTTCAAGTCTCACCTCAAGTCCAGGAAGAATTCCACCTCCGTCAAGAGGAAGTCCAGCCGCAATATCTTCAGCATCGTGCTCGTTTTTGTCGTCTGCTTTGTGCCTTACCACATTGCCAGAATCCCCTACACAAAGAGTCAGACGGAAGGTCACTACAGCTGCCGGACGAAGGAGACCCTGCTCTATGCGAAAGAATTCACTCTGCTACTCTCGGCTGCCAATGTGTGTCTGGACCccattatttatttcttcttatgcCAGCCATTTAGAGAAGTCTTAAATAAGAAGTTACACATGTCACTCAAAGTCCAGAATGACCTAGAGGTTTCCAAAACCAAAAGGGAAAATGCGATTCATGAAAGCACAGATACTTTGTAA
- the Gpr171 gene encoding probable G-protein coupled receptor 171, which produces MTNSSTFCPVYRDLEPFTYFFYLVFLIGIIGSCFATWAFIQKTTNHRCVSIYLINLLTADFLLTLALPVKIIVDLGVAPWKLRIFHCQVTACLIYINMYLSIIFLAFVSIDRCLQLIHSCKIYRIQEPGFAKMISAVVWLMVLLIMVPNMVIPIKDIKEKSNVGCMEFKKEFGRNWHLLTNFICVAIFLNFSVIILISNFLAIRQLYRNRDNTNYPSVKSALLHILLVTASYIICFVPYHAVRIPYTLSQTEVISDCSTRIALFKAKEATLLLAVSNLCFDPILYYHLSKAFRLKVTETFASPKKSKPLEERLRSENDV; this is translated from the coding sequence ATGACAAACAGTTCAACGTTCTGTCCGGTTTACAGAGATCTGGAACCATttacctattttttttatttagttttcctCATTGGAATTATTGGAAGTTGTTTTGCCACGTGGGCTTTtatacagaaaaccacaaatcACAGATGTGTCAGCATATACTTAATTAATTTGCTTACAGCTGATTTCCTGCTCACCCTGGCATTACCAGTAAAAATCATTGTTGACTTGGGTGTGGCACCCTGGAAGCTAAGGATATTCCACTGCCAAGTGACAGCCTGCCTCATCTACATCAATATGTACTTATCTATTATCTTCTTAGCCTTTGTCAGCATCGATCGCTGTCTTCAGTTAATACACAGCTGCAAGATATACCGAATACAAGAACCTGGGTTTGCCAAAATGATATCAGCTGTCGTGTGGCTCATGGTCCTGCTGATCATGGTGCCGAACATGGTGATTCCCATCAAGGACATCAAAGAAAAGTCAAATGTAGGTTGCATGGAGTTTAAAAAGGAGTTTGGAAGAAACTGGCATTTGCTAACAAACTTCATCTGTGtggcaatatttttaaatttctcagtCATCATTTTGATATCCAACTTCCTTGCAATCAGACAACTCTATAGAAATAGAGACAACACAAACTATCCAAGTGTGAAATCAGCTCTGCTCCACATTCTCTTGGTGACAGCTAGTTACATCATATGCTTTGTTCCCTACCACGCTGTCAGGATCCCATACACCCTCAGCCAGACAGAGGTCATATCTGATTGCTCAACTAGGATCGCACTCTTCAAAGCCAAAGAGGCCACACTGCTGCTGGCGGTGTCTAATTTGTGTTTTGATCCAATCCTGTACTATCATCTGTCAAAAGCCTTTCGACTAAAGGTCACCGAGACTTTCGCCTCACCTAAAAAGAGCAAGCCTCTGGAAGAAAGATTGAGAAGTGAGAATGATGTGTAA
- the P2ry14 gene encoding P2Y purinoceptor 14 isoform a (isoform a is encoded by transcript variant 3), with the protein MNNSTTTDPPNQPCSWNTLITKQIIPVLYGMVFITGLLLNGISGWIFFYVPSSKSFIIYLKNIVVADFLMGLTFPFKVLGDSGLGPWQVNVFVCRVSAVIFYVNMYVSIVFFGLISFDRYYKIVKPLLTSIVQSVNYSKLLSVLVWMLMLLLAVPNIILTNQGVKEVTKIQCMELKNELGRKWHKASNYIFVSIFWVVFLLLIVFYTAITRKIFKSHLKSRKNSTSVKRKSSRNIFSIVLVFVVCFVPYHIARIPYTKSQTEGHYSCRTKETLLYAKEFTLLLSAANVCLDPIIYFFLCQPFREVLNKKLHMSLKVQNDLEVSKTKRENAIHESTDTL; encoded by the coding sequence ATGAACAACTCCACCACCACAGACCCTCCAAACCAGCCCTGCTCCTGGAACACCCTGATCACAAAGCAGATCATTCCCGTGTTGTACGGTATGGTCTTCATCACGGGGCTCCTCCTCAATGGGATATCAGGATGGATATTCTTTTATGTGCCCAGctccaagagttttatcatcTATCTCAAGAACATAGTGGTGGCTGACTTTCTCATGGGCCTGACTTTCCCTTTCAAAGTCCTTGGTGACTCAGGCCTCGGCCCCTGGCaggtgaatgtgtttgtgtgcagggtCTCTGCCGTCATCTTCTATGTTAATATGTACGTCAGCATCGTGTTCTTTGGGCTCATCAGCTTTGACAGGTACTATAAAATTGTGAAGCCCCTTCTGACGTCTATTGTGCAGTCGGTGAACTATAGCAAGCTGCTTTCTGTGCTCGTGTGGATGCTCATGCTTCTCCTTGCTGTCCCAAACATCATCCTGACAAACCAGGGTGTCAAGGAGGTCACGAAGATACAGTGCATGGAGCTCAAAAACGAGCTGGGGCGGAAGTGGCACAAGGCGTCTAACTATATCTTCGTGAGTATCTTCTGGGTCGTGTTTCTTCTGCTAATCGTCTTCTACACGGCCATCACGAGGAAGATCTTCAAGTCTCACCTCAAGTCCAGGAAGAATTCCACCTCCGTCAAGAGGAAGTCCAGCCGCAATATCTTCAGCATCGTGCTCGTTTTTGTCGTCTGCTTTGTGCCTTACCACATTGCCAGAATCCCCTACACAAAGAGTCAGACGGAAGGTCACTACAGCTGCCGGACGAAGGAGACCCTGCTCTATGCGAAAGAATTCACTCTGCTACTCTCGGCTGCCAATGTGTGTCTGGACCccattatttatttcttcttatgcCAGCCATTTAGAGAAGTCTTAAATAAGAAGTTACACATGTCACTCAAAGTCCAGAATGACCTAGAGGTTTCCAAAACCAAAAGGGAAAATGCGATTCATGAAAGCACAGATACTTTGTAA